The genomic stretch CTGTCTTCACCTGTATTCCAATCAATATATACCGCATTTTGCAATGGAAGATTTTCTCTTACCCAAACAATGTCATCCGAAAAAATATAGTAGGACGGAGAGGTAACCCTTTTGCTCATTTCCGCTATTGCGTTTTGATAGTAAGGTAACTGGCATACACTTCCAGTAGTAGCCCAATGTTTGGGTTGCAAATAATCTCCACGACGAATGTGTAGAGAAACTGCGTTTTCATCCTTATCCAAAATGTCAAGCATATCAAGACTTCTACTGTTGGCTTTGCTTCTGTCAAAAGTGAAAGCTTCCCTGACCTCATCCTTTATATCTGCAAAGAAACGTTCCGACTGATAAAACCCTTTAAAATAAAGTAAAGGCCAAAAGTATTTCTTTTCAAAAGCCCTTAAACTATTGGGGGCTTGTTTCCGTTCATATATTTTTTTGAAGAAAAGAAATTCGATAATTTTTTTCAGAGGCTGGTTTATACAAAATTCTGTATGGGGCAGCTTGAATACACGATGCATTTCATATCCGTAGTGCACTTTATAATGCATCATGTCCGAAAGGTCTATGCGCACCTTTGGATAGTACTTTTTCATCCGCAAATAAAAAGCATAAATAAACATTTGATTTCCCAACCCACCTGTCACTTTTATAAGTCTCATATTTCTTTGTCATTTTTTTGTTATCTGCAATATTTCAATTTGCATTTCGACATTGTTTATGCATAAATTGAAAATGCAAAGGTATTGATTTTATCAGAGTCTACAAATATCTTAAAAAAATATTGTAAATGTTTACTTGGAAAATATTGTTTTCCCTTATAGCAGTTTACTATCTCGTTATTATATAGTGAATTAACCGTATGAAAGATATGAAGTAAAATTTAGAAGAAAAATCAGAAGATATTATGATATATCGGTTGTCTTTCTGTGGTACAGCATGTAAGTAATGTTTTTAATGGAAGTGAGTTACTTCGTCAACGGAATAAAATTTTCCAAGTTTACTCTCATTAGAATTCTTGCGATATTTCTTCAAAAATGTCGAATTCTGTCCCCCAAAAAAGGTAGAGTGAATCTCTGAAAGTTTTGTACTTTAGCTATATTCTTGTTAGGATATTTCTCTCTTTCTTGCTTTTAAATTTTATTTACGAAAAACGCCTAAAAACAAAAAAGTAAACTAATATGGAACTTTAAGTGTGAGTTTGTTGGCTGATTTTACATTGCTTACTGAATATTTTTGATTAGTTTTATCTCATGCCGTACCTTTTTTCACTTGGTATAAGGTCTTTCATCAATGTTTCGACAATTTTACTGAATGATTAAAATTAAATATTGTATATTTATATTGTCTTGGAATCGTATATTTAATACAGGCCTTAGGTCCCTCTTTTAAGTGACAAGTTTAGTTTTATCAATTATATATGATATCTTTGCAACTTTACATTTCCTACTATTAGGAAATGTAAAAACATATCGGATGATTTATTTATTGAAACATTGCAAAACTATACTATCAAGATGGGCTGGCACATTTACAATATGGCAGTGACAAGCTGATTAATTTTTATTTGTTAAACGAACAGGAATATAAATTTGTTATTATTGAATGCAGCCTCAGGTAGTGAAATTGAGCAGGTACTGGAAAAAATGGTAGATTTTGGGATGGATGTAGGTAAGGATATATTTGTCGCTATTCTGATATATTTAATCGGTCGTTTTATCATTAAGCAGATAGTGTATTGATGCCAAAGTTCTTGAAAAACGGAAGATAGAAACGTTGGGTAGCTCAAAGTGTTAAACTTTATCCGCTGTTCGGTCTGACCATGTCCAATTGGATGTTTGATATGCATGATCTGGATGTTGACTGGGATGGAGAACATGTTCATGTTAATATGGGGGTAACCATAGTGAATTCCGTATCGGGGTTAGTCTCGGAGTCGGGGAGGAACTCGCTTTGGGACGTAACTGGACTATGAATGTTGAATTCGGATACCAATTGATTGATGATTTTGACCAAGGAATTATTAATTTCGGAACTGCATACCAGTTCTAAAAACATATCAAGAAGCAGATCAGTTCTATACACTGTCTGTCTCTTGAACTTTATTAAAATCACTATTTCTAGGTATTTCAGAATCTCTTTCAAACCTTTTACTTTGCAGCAAACAAATTAAATGATTTGCTGTATGAAAAAAATGGGTATAATTTATGGTTCCTCTACTGGAACTTGTGAAAGCATCGCACAGACAATAGCTGAAAAATTAGGTGTGGCATCAGTTGATGTAATTGATGCAAGCAAAATTACCACAGAAAAAGTGGGAGGTTATGATATCTTATTATTAGGGACTTCTACTTGGGGGGACGGTGAATTGCAAGACGATTGGTATGATGCTATTAAAACGGTGAAGACTGCAGATCTGAATGGTAAAATCGTTGCTCTCTTTGGTTGTGGAGATTCAGAGTCCTATTGTGATACATTTTGTGACGGTATGGGAGTTATATATGACCAGTTAAAGAATTCCGGTTGCACTTTTGTAGGAGCAGTTCCTGCCGATGAGTATTCATATTCATCTTCGATAGCGGTAATCGATGGAAAATTTGTAGGTTTGGCTCTTGATGACGTGAACGAAAGTGGCAAGACCGAAGAACGTATAAACAATTGGATTGAAGAAATAAAGAAGAACTTGTAATTTTGACAATTGCCTTATGATAGCTTCAGACATTAACCCGGTAGAATTGAAAGTATTTCTGAATCATATTTATGAATTTAAAAAAGGAGTACGTCAGATGGTACTCTATACTACCAATAGGAAGTATGAAGATTTTGCTGTAAAACGGCTGACCAATCAAAAGATTAATTACATAATCCAGCCTGTGGGGAATGATAAGATAAACCTGTTTTTCGGTAGAAAAGAATGCATTAATGCCATTCGTTTCCTAGTGACTCAGCCACTGAACAAACTGTCACCCGAGCAGGATTTTATTCTTGGAGCTATGCTGGGGTATGATATTTGTGCACAATGCAAACGTTATTGCGAACGTAAAGTACAATAATCTCAATTTCACGTAGTTTTAAATGTAGTAGTAAAGGGATGTCTGAATAATTCTCAGGCATCCTTTTTCACTTTTTATGTGAACCATCTTTATATCTATTTTGTTGCATTATTAGCATAAACCTTAAAAATGAGAAGATATGGATAAAGAAAAAAAGAAAAAGATGGAACAAAAGAATGAGCTGACGAATAGTGGTCAGCGGTTTCCTGTTGAACAAGTGTCCAATACTGGTAAGCCTACCAAGAAACAGGTGAAAGCAGCGGTAAAAGAGTTGAATCCAGATGTGAACAGTTTGGGGAGTAGAGGGTAATTTAAAGTTGGATACAGTGATGGGTATAACTGAACAAATTGAAGAGGCGAAACGGTCGGATTCATTGTTGCTGCTGGTGTTCTATGCAGATTGGTCTCCTCATTATGAATGGATTGAACCGTTGGTACATGAATTTGAAAAGCGGGTTAACATTGTGAGAGTCAATATAGAAGTCAATCGGAAGGTAGCCGATACTTATGAAATAGAAATAGCCCCCAGCTTTGTCCTCCAACGTAAGGACAAGGTATTGTGGGAAAAAACAGGCAAACTATTCCCGGGAGAATTAAGAGATGTCATTGAAATGTTTAAGAGTTGAGATCCATACATCCGTATGGATTAAAAAAGTTCCGTTGGTATGCAGCTACGGGACTTTTTTTCTTGTAGGCGGTTTTGTACAATGAAAAACATATCGTACCTTTGCCAAACATTTGATTAAATATTAAAGAATATATGTTCAGAAGTCATACTTGCGGAGAGCTCAGACTTTCCGATGCAGGCAAAAGTGTAACGTTGGCAGGTTGGGTACAGCGTGCACGTAAAATGGGAGGGATGACGTTTGTCGATCTTCGTGACCGTTACGGTATTACCCAATTGGTATTCAACGAAGCGGTGAATGCCGAACTTTGTGAACGTGCCAATCACTTGGGGCGTGAATTTGTTATTCAAATAACCGGTGAAGTGAACGAACGTTCAAATAAGAATATGAATATTCCCACAGGTGAAATTGAAATCATCGTATCGGAATTGAATGTACTTAATTCAGCGGTAACTCCTCCTTTCACGATAGAAGATAATAGTGACGGAGGTGATGATATCCGTATGAAATTCCGTTATTTGGATTTACGCCGTAATTGTGTGCGTAAAAATTTGGAACTCCGTCATAGAATGACAATGGAGGTGCGTCGATATTTGGACAGCAAAGGGTTTCTGGAAGTGGAAACTCCTATGTTGGTAGGTTCTACTCCTGAAGGAGCTCGTGATTTTGTTGTTCCTTCACGTATGAACCCGGGACAGTTTTATGCACTACCGCAGTCTCCGCAAACACTGAAGCAATTGCTGATGGTTTCCGGCTTTGATCGTTACTTCCAGATTGTAAAGTGTTTCCGTGATGAAGATCTTCGTGCAGATCGTCAGCCTGAGTTTACTCAGATAGACTGTGAGATGAGCTTTGTTGAACAAGAAGATATTATTTCCACTTTCGAAGGAATGGCAAAACATTTGTTCAAGGAGTTACGTGGAGTCGAACTGAGCGAACCGTTTCTGCGTATGACATGGGCAGATGCCATGAAATATTATGGTAGTGACAAACCAGATTTGCGTTTCGGCATGAAGTTTGTGGAGTTGATGGATATCATGAAAGGTCATGGTTTCTCTGTTTTTGATGATGCAGCATATATTGGTGGTATCTGTGCGGAAGGGGCTGCAAGTTATACCCGTAAACAGTTAGACCAATTAACCGAATTTGTCAAGAGACCTCAGATCGGTGCGAAAGGTATGGTTTACGCCCGTGTGGAAGCTGATGGCAATGTAAAATCCAGTGTAGACAAATTCTATTCACAGGAAGTCCTTCAGCAGATGAAGGAAGCGTTCGGTGCCAAGCCGGGTGACTTGATCCTGATTCTGAGCGGTCCTGATGCCATGAAGACTCGCAAGCAGTTATGCGAACTTCGTCTGGAAGTGGGACGTCAGCTGGGACTACGTGACAAGAATGAATTTGCTTGTCTGTGGGTAGTTGATTTCCCGATGTTTGAGTGGAGTGAAGAAGAAGGCCGTCTGATGGCCATGCACCATCCGTTCACTCATCCGAAAGAAGAAGATATTCCTTTGTTGGATACAGATCCGGCTGCTGTTCGTGCCGATGCTTACGATATGGTAGTAAATGGTGTGGAAGTAGGAGGCGGTTCAATTCGTATCCATGATTCACAATTACAGGCCAAGATGTTTGAGATTTTGGGTTTTACTCCGGAAAGAGCACAGGAACAATTCGGCTTCCTGATGAATGCATTCAAATACGGAGCACCTCCTCATGGTGGTTTGGCATATGGCCTTGATCGCTGGGTTTCTTTGTTTGCAGGACTTGATAGTATTCGTGACTGCATAGCATTCCCTAAAAACAATAGTGGGCGCGATGTGATGTTGGATGCTCCCGCTGCTTTGGATCAATCACAATTGGATGAGTTGAATCTGGTCGTTGATATAAAAGAGGAAAAGTAAGTTTTGTCTGCTTTTATAGAGTCTTGTATAAAAGACCGATAACGGGGGATCCGAACATAGCGTAGCGAATACTGTTTCAGCTAATTCGTTACGCTTTATCTTTTTGATTTAAAGTAGTCCGATAAGCTGAAACAGATTACAAACAAATGAAGGAAGCATATAAAAATCAAGCGTATGAAAGAGAAAAATACGATCAAGATAAAGCGTTATAAATCACCCTGCGGAGTGTTGCTGCTCGGTTCGTTTGGCGAAAAACTCTGCCTGTGTGACTGGCAGGTGGAAAAACACTGCGATCGTGTGAACCAACGGTTGAAGCGGATATTGTGTGCCGAATTTGAAATAAGTACGTCAGAAATAATCGAAGAAGCAATAGAGCAACTCAACGAGTATTTTGCAGGACAACGCAAAGAATTTAATGTGCCGCTTCTTTTTGTGGGCACGGATTTTCAGAAAACAGTATGGAATGAACTGCTAAAGATACCGTTCGGCAAAACAATTTCTTACGGTGAAATGGCCAAGCATATCGGGAGGCCCCAAGCAGTTCGTGCGGTAGCCAATGCTAATGGTGCAAATTCCATATCAATCTTTGCACCTTGCCATCGTGTGATCGGTAGTGACCACTCGCTGACGGGATATGGAGGCGGACTGTCCGCTAAAAAGTTTTTATTGGAATTGGAATCACAACCTCGGTTAATGTTATGAACAGACAAGAAACATTTCCAATGCTGTAATAATAAATAAAAAGGAATGGGTGATGAAAATGCCCATTCCTTTTTATCATATCTTCTTAATGAATTACCATGTTGTTCCTTGGAATACACTACTTTCGTTATAAGGAACCAGATACCCGTTCATTGTCAGCGTGTTGCCCGAGAAATTTGGATTTATAGTAACACTAGCCTGATTGGTTCCGCCAGTCAGTACAATGGAAACGGTGGCCGAAACGGCAATACCATTAATTCCATAATTATAGTACACATTACCGTCTTTATCCTGGCGCATACTTATTCCGTTCACATTTCCCTGAACCGTGACACCTCCCAAGCCGTTCGGGCTCCAGTTATACACAAAATTAGTAAAGGCGGTCTGAATAATACCTTGCCCATCGTTTACTTCCACATAATTCGTGTTAGAGGAAACAAAACGCATTATTCCATTACGGAATACAACGTTATCAGCTTCTAATACAAAAGAACCGTTTTTTAAAGCATTAATTGCTTGGACGTAGGATACAGAGTCCTGCTGAGCTTCCAAGGCTTTCTTTTCCTGACGTTCTTTCTTCCATGCTTCACGTTTAGCGTCTTCTCTTTGTTTTCTGGTTTGTGCATTTGTTACTCCGCTGAAGCAAACGAGTAACAATGCGGCTAAAAATAATACTTTTTTCATAATTAAGCTGTTTAGTAAATCAATAATATCTTTTGAATATTCTGATAACTAAAACAGCTTTAACCATGAATTGTTTAACGAATATGTGAATTTATATAACGATAACGTTTGTATTTAATCTATAAAGCGTCGGGTTAGATTTTCAAACTTATCAATACGCCGGTCACGGAGAAAAGGCCACCAGCGACGAACATTCTCGCTACGGGTCATATCCAGTTCCACTACCATATTTTCTTCATCCATATTGCTGGCTTGTACCAGTATTTCTCCTTGAGGACCTGCCACGAAGCTATTACCCCAAAATTGGATACCATTTGTCTGACCGGAAGGATCGGGCTCATGTCCTACGCGGTTCACGGCGATAACCGGCAGACCGTTTGCCACGGCATGGCCACGCTGCACAGTTACCCATGCATCTAGTTGCCGGATTTTCTCTTCTTGAGTGTCTGTGCTTTCCCAACCTATAGCTGTAGGATATATAAGAATTTCAGCACCTTTCAGTGCCATCAGCCGTGCACCTTCGGGATACCATTGGTCCCAGCAGACTTGTACACCTAGTTTTCCCAGTGACGTCTGAATGGGTTCAAATCCTAGGTCACCGGGAGTAAAATAAAATTTCTCATAATAAGCGGGATCATCGGGAATATGCATTTTGCGGTATTTTCCTGCTATACTGCCATCTTTGTCAAAAACGACGGCTGTATTGTGATACAGTCCCGGAGCACGCTTCTCGAATAACGAAGTAACCAGTACAATGCCGTATCCGGCAGCCAACTCACTGTAGAAACCGGTAGAAGGACCGGGAACCGGTTCTGCCAAATCAAACATATCCGTATCTTCTGTCTGACAGAAGTAAGAGGTGTTGTGCAACTCTTGCAATACAACCAGCTGTGCACCTGCCGCCGCCACCTGTTCTATATTGCGATGCAGTTTGCTCAAATTATGACGGATATCATTTGTGCATGTCTGTTGGATAATTCCTATTTTAATCGTTCTTTTCATACATATATTTATTAATATACACCTTCGGGATATTGCATGGTGACGCAATGCAACGAGCCATGTTGCTTTATCAAAGCAGTGCAGTCAATACCTACTATTTCTCTTCCGGGAAATGCTTCCGCCAATACTTCTTTAGCGCGCATATCATTTACAAAATCAGCATAAGTAGGATAGAGTACAGCTTCATTCATTATCAGGAAATTGGCATAAGTTGCCGGCAAGCGATGATGTTCCTCATCATAAACAGCACTCGCCATAGGCAGCGGAAGCAGGCGGTATGGCCTGCCGTTCAAAGTACGGAACGCTTTTAGTTCTTCTTCCATCATTGCCAGTTCCTTATAGTGTTCATCTTTTTCATTGGTGCACTTTACATACACAATGGTATCATCCGGACAGAAACGTGCCAATGTGTCCACATGGCTGTCTGTATCATCACCTGCCAGATAACCATGTTTCAACCATAGGACCTGTTTTAAGTTGAATGTTTCTTTTAGAAAATCCTCCACTTCCTGTCGGTTCATTTCATTTCTGTTTTTAGCCAGCAAGCATTGCTCTGTAGTCAGCAGGCTTCCTTTCCCATCACTTTCTATGGAACCTCCTTCTAAAATAAAATTCCGGCAGAAAACATATTCACCTTTCAGAACAGGATGGTGAAAATATAGTTCGTTATTAATCTGGTTATCATAATTTGCGGCAAACTTCATTCCCCAACCATTAAAACAGAAATCCAGTAGTAGGGGAGTAGCGTCTTCTTTCAACAAGGTGATAAAAGCATGATCGCGTGCCCAAGTATCGTTTGTGTTGATTTTTGATGTGATGAGTTTTTGGATATCAGCTCCATAATTATCTATACTATTTCTTATGGAATCGGGGTCTGGAGCCACAATCAACAAATTCTGACGTTTCAAAACCTCATAAGCTATCTTAAGAAAACAGGTATTCACTTCTTCCAACATGCATGCCCAGTCTGTGTCTTTATGGGGCCACGTTAGTTGAATCAAACTTTGTTTATGCCATTCGGCAGGTAAATAGGACATATTCATATTTTTAAATTTACTTCGCAAAGATATGAAATAAACTTTATAGGTTGATTAGTCATCGCTTCGTTTTTGTAACGAACCTTTCCTTCTTTTCCATAAGAACCAGCGGAACAGTTCGTCCCAAGTATTGAAATCTTTTTTATACATGAGACCTACTCCTTGAGTGGTCAGGGTAGATTTAGTAAAATAGCGGTCATTAGTCTGATTATATCCTCTCAAACGGAAATCTCCGTTTTTTGTCAATAACCATATCGCTTCAAAGTCTCCTACGAAATTGCTATTTGCCATCACATTCTCCTTATAGCCGAAGTTTCCATTTATCATTAGCCTGTTATTCAATAACCTGCCGGACAACATAGCTTCTGCTTCCACATCTGTCCAACCTTTTTCACCGGTGCTTAAGTTGGCACCTATGTTCCAGTTTTTATTGCCCATCCATTGGGACAACATATTATTCAGCTGACCGGAAAGTGTACTGAAGGCTAAAGAACTGGTCGCATTAGAGGATTGGTCATTATTGGCATAATCATAGGTGTAGAACTTACCAATTCCCAGCAAATAAATAATCTGTGTATTCATTTGTTCTTCCGTACTGGTAGCACTACGTACCAATTCCCGGTCTTCCTCGCTTACAGTGGGCAGTTCCAAATCGAATTTAATATCCGGATTGGATAAATTTCCTGTCAGATTCATCAGACAGTTTACCTTCACCGTACCTTGGTTACGCGAGGGATCTACTACCAAATCACTTAAAGAAGCTGAATTAACCGTGTACACCGCCTGTAAATCAAGATTTGCTTGATAAGGATCACCTGAGAAAGTCACCGTACCACCCGATTTCAAGATAAAGTCCTTGCGTATTACTTCCTGCATGCTTAGTTTATACATACCTTGATCTATAACATAACTACCAAACATACGAAAGTCACCTTTATTGAAAAAATTCACTTGCAGATTTCCATTTCCGGTTGCTGTAATATTATCTCCCGCTACAGGATCCATGATAATTTTCATGGTAGCGTTGGGAGTTGCTTCTATCAACATATTGATGCGGAGATCCATAGGAGGTCCGTCTTCCTCTTTAGTCTTACGCACATTAGAGTGGTGGTAAAGATCGGTTTCCACATCATCGTGAATGCGCTTGGGAGTTTTGTCTACAAAAGTAATAAACTGGTTGCTCGCTGCTTCCGTGGTCACTCCGGTTATATAAGTGAAGCTGGTATTGCTGCCTGTAGTCAGTGAAGCGTCCACTGTCATCGCATTATTTCCACCATCCAGCACCACATTTCCTGTACCATATACTTTTCCGTAAAAAGGCATATTCCCGGCTTCGTAGGTATTGTACATCAACAGGTTGTTTCCTCGTATATTGAAATGGTACATTAGATTTTTCAGCTTTGTGTGATGCAGATAACCATTTACCAGTCCGTCATGTCCCTCACGGTCATAGACTTTTACATTCCTGAAATCCAGACTGCCCGAAGATATATGTATGGAGTCATCCCGGATTTGGAAATAGGTGTTCAACACATCAATTTTAGCATCCATTTTGGCCCGCACTTCACCTTCCAGATCCAAATGCTTGAAATCACCATATAAACGGACATTCCCGTTGACACGACCATTTATTTCACTGAAAATTCCTTCTATAAAAGGTTGTAAGAATCCCAGATTCGTACTATCTGCCCGAATCAACAGGTCAAGACCTTTTAACTTGGGAGAGACATACCCTGTCACATGAGTGGAGGAAATTCCTTTTTCCGCTATTTGGGCATCCAGTCGTACTCCGCCCAATTCCTTATCCCATACACCTGTAATATCGGCTTCTCCTAATAAAGAACGGTTCAGACAGAAATTGTGCACATTTAGACGGGTTCGCATCACGGGGTTCTTCATAACACTTTTCAAATGAACCTTTCCAGTTACAAGTCCGCCAAACTCTACATCGTCAAACTGCACGATATCCAGTACATAGTCCAGCTTGATATTTCTCAAATCCACCCGGCAGGAATCACTTTCTTTCTTGGTCAGTTTACCATCTATCCTTAAATATTGGTCTTCATGTTCAAACAGGAAATTATTAATGAATACGCGTCCCGAATCTATGGCGATATGCGAAGGATGAATGTTCCATACCGTATCATTTAGCACTACTTTTGTGGGCTGTATGTTTATATCTGCCTGAAGAATAGGATGGGGGCCTTCCGTTTTGAAGAAACGGGTATCGGCGGCAAATTTACCACCGTAAGTCACATCAGTATTGTTTCCCCAGTTAATTGTTGTTTCCAAATAATCGTTTTTAGCATTGGCTTCCACTGAGAAGTTAAGCATTGCACCACTTTTCATTAACATACCGCCTCGCAGTGAGCATTTGAACCGGTCGGAAGGATTCTCACAAAATAAAACGCCTGAATCATAACGTGTTCCATTGTATCTGAATTCCGGAAAATGTCCTTCTACGTGCAACTTCTCCTCGCCATCGTTAAAATATCCTTTTAAAGATGCCGGCAAATATAATTCCAATGGAATCTGAAATAATTTGGATAGCACTTCGGTATTCTCCAAGCAGATATCAAACTGGAAGTTATTATGAGGCTCGGGCATATTATCCTTTATTGTCAGTAAGGACGGAATATAGCGTTGTACCGTCTTTACCACGCTGGCCGGAATGGTGTGGTAGGAATAGTCACCGCGTATCACTGCTGTCATGAAGGATGAATTTATGCGCAACTCTTTTTCACCGCTTACCTGTCCGGCTGTAATAGTCAGATTGTCAAGAAAACACCCTCTTTCATCGGGAGCGTTTAATTGCAGGCTGTCCAATGAAATACGCCCGTTCATGTCGTCAATGGATTTGCCGGTGAAATCGGCCGTGAGTCCCAGCGATATACTGGCATTCTCATATTTGTCCGACAAATGGAGGTCGTGGGGGCGCAGGTTCTTTACGGATGCCTTCAGATTAAAGTCAGGGATTGTTTTGGCAACATTGAAATTACCGTCTATCTGGACAGAACCGTTTGCGTCGTCCATGGACAAGCGCCCGTTAAAGCCTCCATCCTTATATACGCCATCCAACATGATATTTTCATATTGATATTGACTATATTCAAAAGAAGATATGATTCCTTTGATGTATGACTCCGGATACCGGTTCTTATAGTTGAAACCTTTCAGTTCCACATTGAAATCCACCTTGCCGAATTTCTTTTCCTGATTAAGTAATTTTCCCAAATCCAGG from Phocaeicola dorei encodes the following:
- a CDS encoding alpha-1,2-fucosyltransferase; protein product: MRLIKVTGGLGNQMFIYAFYLRMKKYYPKVRIDLSDMMHYKVHYGYEMHRVFKLPHTEFCINQPLKKIIEFLFFKKIYERKQAPNSLRAFEKKYFWPLLYFKGFYQSERFFADIKDEVREAFTFDRSKANSRSLDMLDILDKDENAVSLHIRRGDYLQPKHWATTGSVCQLPYYQNAIAEMSKRVTSPSYYIFSDDIVWVRENLPLQNAVYIDWNTGEDSWQDMMLMSHCKHHIICNSTFSWWGAWLNPSIDKTVIVPSRWFQYSETPDIYPTGWIKVPVD
- the fldA gene encoding flavodoxin FldA gives rise to the protein MKKMGIIYGSSTGTCESIAQTIAEKLGVASVDVIDASKITTEKVGGYDILLLGTSTWGDGELQDDWYDAIKTVKTADLNGKIVALFGCGDSESYCDTFCDGMGVIYDQLKNSGCTFVGAVPADEYSYSSSIAVIDGKFVGLALDDVNESGKTEERINNWIEEIKKNL
- a CDS encoding DUF2023 family protein gives rise to the protein MIASDINPVELKVFLNHIYEFKKGVRQMVLYTTNRKYEDFAVKRLTNQKINYIIQPVGNDKINLFFGRKECINAIRFLVTQPLNKLSPEQDFILGAMLGYDICAQCKRYCERKVQ
- a CDS encoding thioredoxin family protein — its product is MGITEQIEEAKRSDSLLLLVFYADWSPHYEWIEPLVHEFEKRVNIVRVNIEVNRKVADTYEIEIAPSFVLQRKDKVLWEKTGKLFPGELRDVIEMFKS
- the aspS gene encoding aspartate--tRNA ligase; protein product: MFRSHTCGELRLSDAGKSVTLAGWVQRARKMGGMTFVDLRDRYGITQLVFNEAVNAELCERANHLGREFVIQITGEVNERSNKNMNIPTGEIEIIVSELNVLNSAVTPPFTIEDNSDGGDDIRMKFRYLDLRRNCVRKNLELRHRMTMEVRRYLDSKGFLEVETPMLVGSTPEGARDFVVPSRMNPGQFYALPQSPQTLKQLLMVSGFDRYFQIVKCFRDEDLRADRQPEFTQIDCEMSFVEQEDIISTFEGMAKHLFKELRGVELSEPFLRMTWADAMKYYGSDKPDLRFGMKFVELMDIMKGHGFSVFDDAAYIGGICAEGAASYTRKQLDQLTEFVKRPQIGAKGMVYARVEADGNVKSSVDKFYSQEVLQQMKEAFGAKPGDLILILSGPDAMKTRKQLCELRLEVGRQLGLRDKNEFACLWVVDFPMFEWSEEEGRLMAMHHPFTHPKEEDIPLLDTDPAAVRADAYDMVVNGVEVGGGSIRIHDSQLQAKMFEILGFTPERAQEQFGFLMNAFKYGAPPHGGLAYGLDRWVSLFAGLDSIRDCIAFPKNNSGRDVMLDAPAALDQSQLDELNLVVDIKEEK
- a CDS encoding methylated-DNA--[protein]-cysteine S-methyltransferase, with the translated sequence MKEKNTIKIKRYKSPCGVLLLGSFGEKLCLCDWQVEKHCDRVNQRLKRILCAEFEISTSEIIEEAIEQLNEYFAGQRKEFNVPLLFVGTDFQKTVWNELLKIPFGKTISYGEMAKHIGRPQAVRAVANANGANSISIFAPCHRVIGSDHSLTGYGGGLSAKKFLLELESQPRLML
- a CDS encoding DUF4251 domain-containing protein: MKKVLFLAALLLVCFSGVTNAQTRKQREDAKREAWKKERQEKKALEAQQDSVSYVQAINALKNGSFVLEADNVVFRNGIMRFVSSNTNYVEVNDGQGIIQTAFTNFVYNWSPNGLGGVTVQGNVNGISMRQDKDGNVYYNYGINGIAVSATVSIVLTGGTNQASVTINPNFSGNTLTMNGYLVPYNESSVFQGTTW
- a CDS encoding carbon-nitrogen hydrolase; protein product: MKRTIKIGIIQQTCTNDIRHNLSKLHRNIEQVAAAGAQLVVLQELHNTSYFCQTEDTDMFDLAEPVPGPSTGFYSELAAGYGIVLVTSLFEKRAPGLYHNTAVVFDKDGSIAGKYRKMHIPDDPAYYEKFYFTPGDLGFEPIQTSLGKLGVQVCWDQWYPEGARLMALKGAEILIYPTAIGWESTDTQEEKIRQLDAWVTVQRGHAVANGLPVIAVNRVGHEPDPSGQTNGIQFWGNSFVAGPQGEILVQASNMDEENMVVELDMTRSENVRRWWPFLRDRRIDKFENLTRRFID
- a CDS encoding agmatine deiminase family protein yields the protein MSYLPAEWHKQSLIQLTWPHKDTDWACMLEEVNTCFLKIAYEVLKRQNLLIVAPDPDSIRNSIDNYGADIQKLITSKINTNDTWARDHAFITLLKEDATPLLLDFCFNGWGMKFAANYDNQINNELYFHHPVLKGEYVFCRNFILEGGSIESDGKGSLLTTEQCLLAKNRNEMNRQEVEDFLKETFNLKQVLWLKHGYLAGDDTDSHVDTLARFCPDDTIVYVKCTNEKDEHYKELAMMEEELKAFRTLNGRPYRLLPLPMASAVYDEEHHRLPATYANFLIMNEAVLYPTYADFVNDMRAKEVLAEAFPGREIVGIDCTALIKQHGSLHCVTMQYPEGVY